A genomic region of Luteibacter aegosomatissinici contains the following coding sequences:
- a CDS encoding sensor histidine kinase produces MAFALACTAVAHADGPGALQPGSYVHQAWTTGDGAPPANIALAQAPDGYLWLGSGTGLYCFDGVTFSRYQPPPGQHLPAANITALKFTARGGLWVGFYDGGAAYIADGDLHAYDVADGFPPGWVLVFAEGPGGELWVATSQGLGRFDGTRWHKAGADWGYAADRADWALFDTEGTLWVSAVNQLVYLSHGTTHFQATNVALAPGSTLALDGKGTLWVSDRLHGTRPLPGISAAHPAVADAATLPVTDTHAALRMTFDREGGLWATGLGTGKVFHVADPQHLATTGIVGDRDVTHTFTAPQGLTSNTATPVLIDREGNAWIGTASGIDSYHRGPVGVLRDFGPEARLHTSVTRDPHGQLWLSNQETVYRLQGDNLETVLAGVPDILSILFDTTGMLWVVGYHDLYRYREGHLEPVPLPNGLYGSRLKFLAAGASGELWASIEGLGVHRFRGDHWEAWTPRSHGAKGYPTTGAMGPDGTFWLGYAGGEVLAVGSTGAETLYDPNNRMDIGAVATITATNTGVYFGGSTGLARYRDGRMQSLTDHDFPALVGITGIVQAAKGDVWINGGHGALRFTANELEQAFADPHYRPQSGLFDFRDGIQGIARQGQPVPSMQQDDSGRIWLVTNEGLYWLDASVQRRNTQPPPVFITGVQADGHALEPAGTVRLPSGDGALQVDYTAVSLTSPSRVRFRYRLEGEDLGWVDAGTRRQAYYTNLSPGTYRFDVIAANDDGVWNERGARLTIDIPPRFYQATWFIVLSALTLLALVALAYAWRIRSVSRAVRLQSEARHEERERIARELHDTLLQAIYGIMLRFQAVASAIPKDDPMQEGIQGTLKVANDFIVEGRDRVRELRTNITSLRKLGAAVEELAHLMENASTVAVVIEVRVDDQDIDPEVGEDILAICRESLVNAFRHAGAAQIELRLLTTRRSLELTIADDGMGMRNDMHGDPRDSGHWGIAGMRERAAVLGAPLGIQSTTHGTRITLTLPLRCLRRRATRPARS; encoded by the coding sequence GTGGCCTTTGCCTTGGCATGCACGGCCGTGGCCCACGCCGACGGCCCCGGCGCCTTGCAGCCGGGGAGCTACGTGCACCAGGCATGGACCACGGGCGATGGCGCGCCGCCGGCCAACATTGCGCTGGCGCAGGCGCCAGATGGCTACCTGTGGCTGGGATCGGGCACCGGCCTCTACTGCTTTGATGGCGTAACGTTTTCGCGTTACCAGCCGCCGCCCGGACAACACTTGCCCGCGGCAAACATCACAGCCCTGAAGTTCACCGCCCGCGGCGGCCTGTGGGTCGGGTTCTACGACGGTGGCGCCGCCTACATAGCCGATGGCGATCTGCATGCGTACGACGTCGCCGATGGTTTCCCACCGGGCTGGGTGCTGGTGTTTGCCGAAGGGCCGGGAGGCGAACTCTGGGTAGCCACAAGCCAGGGACTCGGTCGCTTCGATGGCACGCGCTGGCACAAGGCCGGCGCCGACTGGGGGTATGCCGCGGACCGTGCCGACTGGGCCCTGTTCGATACCGAGGGCACACTGTGGGTGTCCGCCGTGAACCAGCTCGTCTACCTGTCCCACGGAACGACACACTTCCAGGCCACCAACGTGGCACTCGCGCCGGGGAGCACACTGGCGCTGGATGGCAAGGGCACGCTCTGGGTGTCGGACCGCCTGCACGGCACCCGCCCGTTGCCGGGGATCTCGGCGGCGCACCCGGCCGTGGCCGATGCCGCGACACTGCCGGTGACCGATACGCACGCCGCGCTACGGATGACGTTCGATCGCGAAGGAGGTTTGTGGGCCACCGGGCTGGGTACGGGCAAAGTGTTCCACGTCGCGGATCCGCAACACCTCGCCACCACGGGCATCGTCGGCGACCGCGACGTCACCCACACCTTCACCGCACCCCAGGGACTCACCTCCAACACCGCCACCCCCGTGCTCATCGATCGTGAGGGTAATGCGTGGATCGGTACCGCCTCAGGCATCGATAGCTACCACCGCGGCCCCGTGGGCGTCCTTCGCGATTTCGGCCCCGAGGCGCGCCTGCACACCAGCGTTACCCGCGATCCGCACGGGCAGCTATGGCTATCGAATCAAGAGACGGTCTATCGGCTTCAGGGCGACAACCTTGAAACCGTCCTGGCCGGCGTGCCCGACATCCTCAGCATCCTTTTCGACACCACGGGCATGCTCTGGGTCGTGGGCTATCACGACCTGTATCGGTACCGCGAAGGCCACCTTGAACCGGTGCCGCTGCCCAACGGCCTGTATGGCTCACGTCTGAAGTTCCTCGCCGCGGGCGCATCAGGCGAACTATGGGCCTCGATCGAAGGCCTCGGCGTGCATCGTTTCCGTGGTGACCATTGGGAGGCGTGGACGCCACGCAGCCACGGGGCCAAGGGTTACCCCACCACCGGCGCCATGGGCCCGGATGGAACATTCTGGCTGGGCTACGCGGGTGGTGAGGTGCTTGCTGTCGGCAGCACAGGCGCCGAGACGCTGTACGACCCGAACAACCGCATGGATATCGGCGCGGTGGCAACCATCACGGCGACGAACACGGGCGTGTATTTCGGCGGCAGCACCGGCCTCGCCCGCTACCGCGACGGCCGCATGCAGTCGCTGACCGACCACGATTTCCCTGCCCTCGTTGGCATTACGGGCATCGTGCAAGCTGCCAAGGGCGATGTCTGGATCAATGGCGGCCACGGGGCCCTGCGCTTCACAGCCAACGAACTTGAGCAGGCCTTCGCCGATCCGCACTACCGTCCTCAATCGGGTCTGTTCGACTTTCGCGACGGGATCCAGGGCATCGCGCGGCAAGGCCAACCCGTGCCCAGCATGCAGCAGGACGACAGCGGGCGAATCTGGCTCGTCACGAACGAAGGGTTGTACTGGCTCGATGCCTCCGTGCAGCGACGGAACACCCAACCGCCGCCGGTTTTCATCACCGGCGTGCAGGCCGACGGCCATGCCCTTGAACCTGCCGGGACGGTGCGCCTGCCTTCCGGCGATGGCGCGCTGCAAGTCGATTACACGGCGGTGAGCCTCACCTCGCCTTCGCGCGTCCGCTTTCGTTACCGCCTGGAAGGCGAGGATCTGGGCTGGGTGGATGCCGGTACGCGGCGACAGGCGTATTACACCAACCTGTCCCCGGGCACGTATCGGTTCGATGTCATCGCCGCGAACGATGACGGCGTATGGAACGAGCGCGGTGCGCGCCTCACCATCGACATCCCTCCGCGCTTCTATCAGGCCACCTGGTTCATCGTACTGTCGGCGCTCACCTTGCTCGCGCTGGTCGCCCTCGCCTACGCGTGGCGCATCCGCAGCGTGTCGCGGGCCGTACGCCTTCAATCGGAAGCGCGCCACGAAGAGCGCGAGCGCATCGCGAGGGAGCTGCACGATACGTTGCTGCAGGCGATCTACGGCATCATGCTTCGGTTCCAGGCCGTGGCTTCCGCCATTCCCAAGGACGACCCCATGCAGGAGGGCATCCAGGGCACGCTGAAAGTCGCGAACGATTTCATCGTGGAAGGCCGCGACCGGGTTCGTGAGCTGCGCACCAACATCACCTCGTTGCGCAAGCTGGGGGCCGCCGTGGAAGAGCTGGCCCACCTGATGGAGAACGCTTCCACGGTGGCGGTGGTGATCGAGGTACGCGTGGATGACCAGGATATCGATCCGGAGGTAGGCGAAGACATCCTTGCAATTTGCCGCGAAAGCCTCGTCAATGCATTCCGCCATGCCGGCGCTGCGCAGATCGAACTGCGCTTGCTCACGACACGGAGATCGCTGGAACTCACCATCGCCGATGACGGTATGGGCATGCGCAACGACATGCACGGCGATCCGCGCGATTCGGGTCACTGGGGCATCGCCGGGATGCGCGAGCGCGCGGCAGTCCTGGGGGCACCGCTAGGCATCCAGTCCACCACCCATGGCACCCGCATCACCCTTACGTTGCCGCTGCGCTGCCTGCGCCGGCGTGCGACCCGCCCGGCTCGCAGCTAA
- a CDS encoding MBL fold metallo-hydrolase, which translates to MTGNSLLKGCIRPALGVAIMAALAAGPVWSQAAAPPTSPVVKINAAAATAKIETTPLRGPLNMLSGSGGNITVLTGKQGKLMVDAGIAVSRPRIEEALTALGKGPVKYLINTHYHWDHTDGNPWVHEDGATIIATAGTVKRVTATTRVDDWDYTFTPMAKGGVPTEILKANKTYHFDGQTVEVRLLEPSHTDTDLYVYFKEANVASLGDLFWNGVYPFIDNENGGGIDGMIKADDAILAALNDDVVLVPGHGPVGTKKQLQAFRDMLAGIRDNVAALKKQGKSRDEVIAAKPTAKYDDVYGHFVIGPDFFTRIVYDGLK; encoded by the coding sequence ATGACAGGTAATTCCCTGCTTAAAGGCTGTATCCGGCCAGCGCTTGGCGTGGCGATCATGGCGGCACTCGCCGCGGGGCCCGTCTGGTCGCAGGCAGCGGCCCCGCCGACCAGCCCGGTGGTCAAGATCAACGCGGCCGCGGCCACCGCCAAGATCGAAACGACCCCGCTACGCGGCCCGCTCAACATGCTCTCCGGTTCCGGCGGCAACATCACGGTGCTGACCGGCAAGCAGGGCAAGCTCATGGTCGATGCGGGCATCGCCGTGTCGCGGCCCAGGATCGAAGAAGCGCTCACCGCGCTGGGCAAGGGGCCGGTCAAGTACCTGATCAACACGCACTACCACTGGGACCACACCGACGGTAACCCCTGGGTGCACGAAGACGGCGCGACGATCATCGCGACGGCGGGCACCGTAAAGCGCGTGACCGCGACCACCCGCGTGGATGACTGGGACTACACGTTCACGCCCATGGCCAAGGGTGGCGTGCCGACCGAAATCCTGAAGGCCAACAAGACCTACCACTTCGACGGGCAGACCGTCGAGGTCCGCCTGCTCGAGCCCTCGCACACCGACACCGACCTCTACGTGTACTTCAAGGAGGCGAACGTCGCCTCGCTGGGCGATCTGTTCTGGAATGGCGTCTATCCGTTTATCGATAATGAAAACGGCGGCGGCATCGACGGCATGATCAAGGCCGACGACGCGATCCTGGCCGCGCTGAATGATGACGTGGTGCTGGTGCCCGGGCATGGCCCCGTGGGGACGAAGAAGCAACTTCAGGCCTTCCGCGACATGCTGGCCGGCATCCGCGATAACGTCGCGGCGCTGAAGAAACAAGGCAAATCACGCGACGAAGTGATCGCGGCCAAGCCGACGGCGAAGTACGACGACGTCTACGGCCACTTCGTGATCGGCCCGGATTTCTTCACCCGGATTGTTTACGACGGCTTGAAGTGA
- a CDS encoding LysR family transcriptional regulator, translated as MDHLLAMRVFGRVVETGGFARAADGLRLPKSTVTKLVQALEAQLGVRLFERTTRRVSVTAEGAAYYERTRHWLAELDDFETTLASGSASPTGTLRIDTGGSVAAGLILPALPAFRERYPGIRLQVGVSDRTLDLIGEGIDCAIRSTAHDPNLVARHIVDLPWTTCASPDYLARHGTPTHPDDLARDGHDVVGYFSARTGRAHPLRFTDRERSAEDGLVLSVEVNESNAHTAAAVAGLGIVQTFTFAVAPYLASGALVAVLDAWQPAPLPAYLVYPADRRNNARLRAFLDWITEVLPERANAADHFKPS; from the coding sequence TTGGACCATCTGCTCGCCATGCGCGTGTTTGGCCGGGTCGTGGAGACCGGGGGTTTCGCCAGGGCCGCCGATGGCCTGCGGCTGCCGAAGTCCACGGTGACCAAGCTGGTCCAGGCGCTGGAAGCCCAGTTGGGCGTGCGCCTGTTTGAACGAACCACCCGCCGGGTCTCGGTGACCGCCGAGGGGGCCGCGTATTACGAGCGCACCCGGCACTGGCTGGCCGAGCTGGACGATTTCGAGACGACCCTTGCCAGCGGCAGCGCCAGCCCCACGGGCACCCTGCGCATCGACACCGGCGGCTCGGTCGCGGCGGGCCTGATTCTTCCGGCCCTGCCCGCGTTCCGTGAGCGCTACCCGGGGATTCGCCTCCAGGTGGGCGTCTCCGATCGCACGCTGGACCTGATCGGCGAAGGCATCGACTGCGCCATACGCAGCACCGCGCATGATCCGAATCTCGTGGCCCGGCACATCGTGGATCTGCCGTGGACCACCTGCGCCTCGCCCGATTACCTGGCACGCCACGGCACGCCCACGCATCCCGACGACCTCGCCCGCGATGGTCACGACGTGGTGGGTTACTTCTCGGCGCGCACGGGCCGGGCCCACCCGTTGCGCTTCACCGATCGCGAACGCAGCGCCGAGGATGGCCTGGTGCTGTCGGTCGAGGTCAACGAAAGCAACGCGCATACGGCCGCAGCCGTGGCCGGGCTGGGCATCGTGCAGACCTTTACGTTCGCCGTGGCGCCTTACCTCGCGAGCGGCGCGCTGGTTGCCGTGCTCGATGCATGGCAACCTGCGCCACTACCGGCGTACCTGGTGTACCCCGCCGATCGCCGCAACAACGCCCGGCTCCGCGCGTTCCTCGACTGGATCACCGAGGTGCTGCCGGAGCGGGCGAATGCGGCGGATCACTTCAAGCCGTCGTAA
- a CDS encoding SDR family NAD(P)-dependent oxidoreductase, which translates to MHTLANSNVHTTRHAGKIALVTGGSSGLGLATAERLIREGATVYITGRRQAELDAAAAKTGAIAIQGDIAVAADLDRIFATIKARSGKLDIVFANAGGGEFAPLGQISEAQFDKYFGINVKGTLFTVQKALELMGPGSAIVLNGSMVSIKGAPAFGVYAATKAALRSFARTWASDLKGRDIRVNVVAPGTIVTPGYSTELGMSEQQISDYAAYVAGITPLGRTGEPDEIAKAVSFLASDDASYITGIELFVDGGQAQI; encoded by the coding sequence ATGCATACCCTCGCCAACAGCAACGTCCACACCACTCGCCACGCCGGCAAGATCGCCCTGGTTACCGGCGGCAGCTCGGGCCTGGGCCTGGCCACCGCCGAGCGCCTGATCCGCGAAGGCGCCACGGTGTACATCACCGGCCGCCGCCAGGCCGAGCTCGATGCCGCCGCGGCCAAGACCGGCGCCATCGCCATCCAGGGCGATATCGCCGTCGCCGCTGACCTCGACCGCATCTTCGCCACGATCAAGGCGCGCAGCGGCAAGCTCGATATCGTCTTCGCCAATGCCGGTGGCGGTGAGTTCGCGCCGCTGGGCCAGATCAGCGAAGCCCAGTTCGACAAGTACTTCGGCATCAACGTGAAGGGCACCCTGTTCACCGTGCAGAAGGCGCTGGAACTGATGGGCCCAGGTAGCGCCATCGTGCTCAACGGCTCCATGGTCTCGATCAAGGGCGCCCCGGCGTTCGGTGTGTACGCTGCCACCAAGGCCGCGCTGCGCTCGTTTGCCCGCACCTGGGCCAGCGACCTGAAGGGCCGCGACATCCGCGTCAACGTGGTTGCCCCGGGCACGATCGTCACCCCGGGTTACTCGACCGAGCTTGGCATGAGCGAGCAGCAGATCTCGGACTACGCCGCCTACGTGGCCGGCATCACCCCGCTGGGCCGCACCGGCGAGCCGGATGAAATCGCCAAGGCCGTGTCGTTCCTGGCCTCGGATGATGCGAGCTACATCACCGGTATCGAGCTGTTCGTCGATGGTGGCCAGGCGCAGATCTGA
- the aqpZ gene encoding aquaporin Z, protein MAKRLWAEFFGTFWLVFGGCGSAVFAAAFPELGIGFAGVALAFGLTVLTMAYAVGHLSGGHFNPAVTLGCLTGGRIAARDVLPYIITQVIGGIAAGGVLYLIASGKPGFDVTLGFATNGYGEHSPGGYSIVAAAVAEFVLTAFFLIVILGSTCKLAATGFAPLTIGLALTLIHLISIPITNTSVNPARSTAVAVYQGGWALGQLWFFWVVPLLGGAVGGWIHRALLENRREEVV, encoded by the coding sequence ATGGCAAAGCGCTTGTGGGCCGAGTTCTTCGGCACGTTCTGGCTGGTATTTGGTGGCTGCGGTAGCGCGGTGTTCGCCGCCGCGTTTCCGGAACTTGGCATCGGGTTCGCCGGTGTCGCGCTGGCCTTTGGCCTTACCGTGCTCACCATGGCGTATGCCGTGGGGCACCTCTCCGGTGGCCACTTCAACCCGGCGGTGACATTGGGTTGCCTGACCGGCGGCCGTATCGCCGCGCGCGATGTGCTCCCTTACATCATCACCCAGGTGATCGGCGGTATCGCTGCGGGTGGCGTGTTGTACCTCATCGCCAGCGGCAAGCCGGGGTTTGATGTAACGCTGGGCTTTGCCACCAATGGTTACGGCGAGCATTCGCCCGGCGGTTACTCGATCGTGGCAGCGGCGGTCGCCGAGTTCGTGCTCACGGCGTTCTTCCTGATCGTGATCCTCGGTAGCACCTGCAAGCTGGCAGCGACGGGCTTTGCGCCGCTGACCATAGGCCTGGCGCTCACACTGATCCACCTTATTTCGATTCCGATCACCAACACCTCGGTGAACCCCGCGCGTAGCACGGCCGTGGCGGTGTACCAGGGCGGCTGGGCGCTCGGCCAGTTGTGGTTCTTCTGGGTCGTGCCGTTGCTTGGTGGTGCCGTCGGTGGGTGGATCCATCGGGCGTTGCTGGAGAACAGGCGCGAAGAGGTGGTGTAA
- a CDS encoding DUF3313 domain-containing protein — protein sequence MRLQPIAFVVFLAAVSVAAVAAPPPHSGFLESYPALKPDPKHAGGYLYIAPGTSLKGYSKIELAPITIWYAKDSPYQGIDPEELAGVTKNLRAAMVRNLEPDYPVLDVAGKDVLQLRIGITQVVAEKKKRGILGYTPIGFVVGAAKDMATAGPNVNLKSATLEAELLDPSGKQLAVSVDPLVPADFNKDTMTWADLGQIMDAAGKRMRARLDGDNAR from the coding sequence ATGCGCCTGCAACCGATCGCGTTTGTTGTCTTCCTGGCGGCCGTATCGGTAGCAGCGGTCGCCGCACCCCCGCCGCATAGCGGTTTCCTCGAGTCGTACCCTGCACTGAAACCGGATCCCAAGCATGCCGGTGGCTACCTCTATATTGCGCCGGGCACATCGCTGAAGGGGTACAGCAAGATCGAACTGGCGCCGATCACCATCTGGTATGCCAAGGATTCGCCGTACCAGGGGATCGATCCGGAGGAGCTTGCTGGCGTCACCAAAAACCTGCGGGCGGCTATGGTCCGCAACCTCGAGCCGGACTACCCGGTGCTCGACGTGGCCGGAAAGGACGTTTTGCAGCTGCGCATAGGTATCACGCAAGTCGTGGCCGAGAAAAAGAAGCGCGGCATTCTTGGCTACACGCCCATCGGCTTTGTAGTGGGCGCGGCCAAAGACATGGCCACGGCCGGCCCCAACGTAAACCTGAAATCCGCGACGCTGGAAGCTGAGCTGCTGGATCCCTCCGGCAAGCAACTGGCTGTATCCGTCGATCCGCTTGTCCCTGCTGACTTCAACAAGGACACCATGACCTGGGCCGACCTCGGCCAGATCATGGATGCCGCAGGCAAGCGCATGCGCGCCCGGCTGGATGGTGATAACGCGCGGTGA
- a CDS encoding phosphocholine-specific phospholipase C, whose translation MTSQDRRHFLKLSLGAAGAAFTASVVPPSIQKALAVPAARRTGTLKDIEHVVILMQENRSFDHYFGSMRGVRGFGDTRTLTLGSGRSVWHQPLTAGSDDYLLPFRPQADNLGLQFLEDLPHGWNDTQAAFNGGKYDQWVPSKGTTTMAYLTREDIPFHYALADAFTVCDAYHCSILSSTDPNRYYMWTGYVGNDGQGGGPVLSNAELGYGWTTYPERLEAAGVSWKIYQDIGTGLDAAGGWGWGSDPYIGNYGDNSLLYFNQYRNAEPGSPLYDKARTGTNTLNGQSLFDILQKDVAAGTLPAVSWIAAPEAYTEHPSWPANYGAWYVDKVLDALTSNPEVWSKTALFITYDENDGFFDHALPAFPPASRDRGLSTVSIDGEVYPGGNGFNAGVYGLGVRVPMLVVSPWSKGGWVCSETYDHTSIIRFLEQRFGVREPNISAWRRAVCGDLTRAFDFDEHDGRMPRLPATASYEPDRGNHDTLSPPVPAHQHMPKQERGQRPARALPYALDVTGNVDQGQGRYVLDFTNSGDAGACFHVTSSLRSDGPWVYTVEAGKALSDYWTSAYSGDAYDLTVLGPNGFLRQFSGNQPAAGVDPRRLALPEVSLRPGRRNGDLHLVLVNNGGRPCAITVTANDYLREPPRRYWLMPGQQIESRWDITGCDHWYDLTATSDTDELFLRRFAGHRETGQPSVSDPAFGG comes from the coding sequence ATGACCTCCCAGGATCGGCGGCACTTCCTGAAGCTTTCCCTTGGCGCCGCGGGCGCCGCTTTCACGGCATCGGTGGTGCCGCCATCGATCCAGAAGGCTCTGGCGGTGCCAGCGGCGCGGCGGACCGGCACGCTCAAGGATATTGAGCATGTGGTGATCCTGATGCAGGAGAATCGCTCGTTCGATCATTATTTCGGGAGCATGCGTGGGGTGCGTGGCTTCGGCGATACCCGCACGCTGACGCTGGGGTCGGGTCGCTCGGTGTGGCACCAGCCGTTGACGGCGGGCAGCGATGACTACCTGCTGCCGTTCCGCCCGCAGGCAGATAACCTCGGCCTGCAGTTCCTTGAGGACCTGCCGCACGGCTGGAACGACACGCAGGCCGCTTTCAATGGCGGGAAGTACGACCAGTGGGTGCCTTCCAAGGGCACGACCACCATGGCCTACCTGACGCGCGAAGACATCCCGTTCCACTACGCGCTGGCCGATGCGTTCACGGTGTGCGACGCCTACCACTGCTCGATCCTCTCCTCGACCGACCCGAACCGCTATTACATGTGGACCGGTTACGTCGGCAATGACGGGCAGGGCGGTGGTCCGGTGCTTTCCAATGCCGAACTGGGCTATGGGTGGACCACGTACCCCGAGCGGCTGGAAGCGGCGGGTGTGTCCTGGAAGATCTACCAGGACATCGGCACGGGGCTGGATGCTGCCGGTGGCTGGGGCTGGGGTTCGGACCCGTACATCGGCAACTACGGCGATAACTCGCTGCTGTACTTCAACCAATACCGCAACGCCGAACCGGGCAGCCCCCTGTATGACAAGGCGCGCACCGGCACGAACACGCTAAACGGCCAGTCGCTGTTCGACATCCTGCAGAAGGATGTGGCCGCCGGTACGTTGCCTGCCGTTTCGTGGATCGCAGCGCCAGAGGCCTATACCGAGCACCCGAGCTGGCCAGCGAATTACGGTGCGTGGTACGTCGACAAAGTGCTCGATGCGCTCACCTCGAACCCGGAGGTGTGGAGCAAGACCGCGCTGTTCATCACCTACGATGAAAACGATGGCTTCTTCGATCACGCGCTGCCCGCATTTCCGCCGGCAAGTCGTGACCGTGGCCTGTCGACCGTGAGCATTGATGGGGAGGTTTATCCGGGCGGTAACGGGTTCAATGCCGGCGTATACGGCCTGGGTGTGCGCGTTCCGATGCTCGTGGTGTCGCCGTGGAGCAAGGGCGGCTGGGTGTGTTCGGAAACCTACGACCACACGTCGATCATTCGCTTCCTCGAACAGCGCTTTGGTGTGCGCGAGCCGAACATCTCGGCGTGGCGCCGTGCGGTGTGCGGGGACCTGACCCGCGCGTTCGATTTCGATGAGCACGACGGCCGTATGCCGCGGCTGCCGGCGACGGCCAGCTACGAGCCCGACCGTGGCAACCACGACACGCTCAGCCCGCCGGTGCCCGCGCACCAGCACATGCCGAAACAGGAGCGCGGCCAGCGCCCGGCGCGTGCGCTGCCGTACGCGCTGGATGTCACCGGCAACGTCGACCAGGGGCAGGGCCGTTACGTCCTGGATTTCACTAACAGCGGCGATGCGGGCGCGTGCTTCCACGTCACGTCGTCGCTCCGTTCCGACGGCCCGTGGGTGTACACCGTGGAAGCCGGTAAGGCGCTCTCGGATTATTGGACCAGCGCCTACAGTGGTGATGCGTACGACCTCACCGTGCTGGGCCCAAATGGCTTCCTGCGCCAGTTCAGCGGCAATCAACCCGCCGCGGGTGTCGATCCGCGCCGCCTTGCCTTACCTGAGGTGAGCCTTAGGCCAGGCCGCCGCAACGGCGACCTGCATCTGGTGCTGGTGAACAACGGCGGCCGCCCTTGTGCCATTACCGTTACGGCTAACGACTATTTGCGCGAGCCGCCGCGCCGTTACTGGCTGATGCCCGGCCAGCAGATCGAAAGCCGTTGGGATATCACGGGTTGCGACCACTGGTACGACCTGACCGCCACCAGCGATACCGACGAGCTGTTCCTGCGCCGCTTCGCCGGCCACCGCGAAACCGGCCAGCCCTCGGTCTCCGATCCCGCCTTCGGCGGATAA
- a CDS encoding SMI1/KNR4 family protein: protein MAFTVDEEHISKAEQALGRQLPVELKQRLRRNNGGDLATEDADWILFPVYDPTDRKRIARTANHIVRENESWRQWSGFPEGAIAIASDGEGNALVILVGSDEVLAWNHETRQCQPVHLDWD from the coding sequence ATGGCATTCACCGTCGATGAGGAGCACATCAGCAAGGCCGAGCAGGCCTTGGGGCGGCAACTTCCTGTGGAGCTGAAGCAGCGCCTTCGCCGCAATAACGGCGGTGACCTGGCGACCGAAGACGCAGACTGGATCCTGTTTCCAGTGTACGACCCGACCGATCGCAAGCGGATCGCCCGTACCGCGAACCACATCGTTCGCGAGAACGAAAGCTGGCGGCAGTGGAGTGGATTCCCGGAAGGTGCCATTGCCATTGCCAGTGATGGCGAGGGCAATGCACTGGTCATCCTTGTGGGCTCGGACGAGGTCCTGGCGTGGAATCACGAAACACGGCAGTGCCAGCCTGTCCACCTGGACTGGGACTGA
- a CDS encoding efflux RND transporter periplasmic adaptor subunit encodes MSRQASRTGVAVLVGIVVIGGIWWVAKGPGGGKSQADQAVPVVAASVRQGSFVIYRSQPGTVTPSNSVLVRSQVDGVLKRVDFAGGQLVKQGDLLAEVDPRPLQAQAQQAGGDLARSQAQLANAQEVLKHYNALLAQDSISRQRVADQEALVRQYQAEVKAGQGRADTAQLQLSSGRITSPIDGVVSLRRVDPGNLVGPGDARGIAVVTQSQPSKVVFSVPVNVVPKVLERMRAGTCIPVQAVGDGPDDILATGHLLAANNQVDPATGTVKFEATFANADNSLLPNQFVTAKLPVQVLPQALLVPSAAIQQGAQGPFVYVVKDDKTADVVPVKVGASDATTTVVTSGVVAGAKVVVEGADRLRAGTPVNATMAPEPPAAAADSAACRDGDAGATPQAPNAHP; translated from the coding sequence ATGAGTCGGCAAGCATCGCGTACGGGGGTGGCGGTGCTTGTGGGCATCGTCGTGATCGGTGGCATCTGGTGGGTGGCCAAGGGCCCCGGCGGCGGCAAGTCGCAGGCGGACCAGGCTGTGCCGGTCGTCGCCGCCAGCGTGCGCCAGGGCAGCTTCGTGATCTACCGCTCGCAGCCGGGTACGGTGACGCCTTCCAATAGCGTGCTGGTGCGCAGCCAGGTCGATGGCGTGCTCAAGCGTGTGGACTTTGCCGGTGGCCAGTTGGTGAAGCAGGGCGACCTGCTGGCCGAGGTGGACCCGCGGCCCCTGCAAGCGCAGGCCCAGCAAGCCGGTGGCGATCTGGCGCGCAGCCAGGCCCAGTTGGCGAATGCGCAGGAAGTGCTGAAGCACTACAACGCGCTGCTCGCCCAGGATTCGATCTCGCGCCAGCGCGTGGCTGACCAGGAAGCACTGGTGCGCCAGTACCAGGCCGAAGTGAAAGCCGGGCAGGGCCGTGCCGATACGGCGCAGCTACAGCTCTCCAGTGGCCGCATTACCTCGCCGATCGACGGCGTGGTCAGCTTGCGCCGGGTGGATCCGGGCAACCTCGTCGGCCCGGGCGATGCCCGCGGTATCGCCGTGGTCACCCAGTCGCAGCCGAGCAAAGTTGTGTTCTCCGTGCCGGTGAACGTGGTGCCGAAGGTGCTCGAGCGCATGCGCGCCGGTACCTGCATTCCGGTGCAGGCGGTGGGCGATGGCCCGGATGACATCCTGGCGACCGGCCATCTCCTGGCCGCTAATAACCAGGTGGACCCGGCGACGGGCACGGTGAAGTTCGAAGCTACCTTCGCAAATGCGGATAACTCGTTGCTTCCCAATCAGTTTGTGACTGCCAAGCTTCCGGTGCAGGTCCTGCCCCAAGCGCTGCTGGTGCCGTCCGCGGCCATCCAGCAAGGCGCCCAGGGCCCCTTCGTCTATGTAGTGAAGGACGACAAGACCGCCGATGTGGTGCCGGTGAAAGTGGGCGCCTCGGATGCGACGACCACGGTGGTGACGTCTGGCGTGGTCGCCGGTGCGAAGGTGGTGGTTGAAGGTGCGGACCGGCTGCGTGCCGGCACGCCGGTCAACGCCACCATGGCGCCGGAGCCGCCCGCGGCCGCCGCGGATTCGGCCGCCTGCCGTGATGGCGATGCAGGCGCCACGCCGCAGGCACCGAACGCGCACCCGTGA